A stretch of DNA from Falco biarmicus isolate bFalBia1 chromosome 6, bFalBia1.pri, whole genome shotgun sequence:
GCATGAAACTGCATTTGTATCCCAGTGGCCTTAAATCACTGCCCGCAGTGGGATTTGTTGTGGTGACATGTTTGTCAAGTTGTTTTGGCAAATGATGCCATATGGTGAAAACACACtgcttattttctgtgtgtctttactgaatttttaaatgttcctaAACAAAAGGTGATCAGCTTTAGCTCTTAAGGCCctcttcctttaaatttttGATGTCAGAATACTCCGATTTGGGGAAGATACTAACAGCCAttttgggggtggagggagtGTAGAGCAGTTGCTTTCATGAAATTATGTAATAATTTATATTGCTATTATCACCATGATTATTTGCAGTCCATAGCAAATTACACTTTTCATTAAGTACATATGCATGCAAGATTTCTTCTTAACTAGGGGCAGAAGATGTGGCTCCATTGTTGCCTTGTTCTCCAGCCAAGCTGGCAGAAAGAGTATGTTGGAGGACTGTGACGTAGTTATTGCTTACATGgtgcaaattctttttttttattcttctcctcAGGGGGTTGCTGAACCGGACCAGTGTCCCAAAGGATGCTGTTGATTACATTGTTTATGGCACAGTTATCCAGGAGGTGAAAACGAGTAATGTTGCCAGAGAGGTAGGTTACTTGCAGCATTTCCTCTGTGAGTCTGATTTCTGCAGCTAGCATGAAGATGACAAACACTTGGcgcaaaaaaagaaatttgcagtATTATGGTTTGTTTAAACATGATTTGCGAGTATGAACTAGTTGTGCAGTATTGTATGTGTCAACTGTATGGGACTCTCCCTCCTGTTGAAATCTGCTGTAGATCAAGTGTATTTTAATGCAGTGAAGCCTCTACTTGATTCTTCCTTGAGAGGGAAGCTTTTGTTAGTGATTGGTGATCACTCAGCTCTTAACTGATTTAAATGCTGGCTTGTCCAAAGTACTTGAGAGGACTAGAGTGTGCTGTCATAGATTACtgtggtatttatttattttattggcTGATCAGATGCAGCTTTTGAATGATTTGAAATGGAGTAGCTTACCTGCCCTTTTTTCGGGCAGTTAGAAAACACAATTTGCATATTatacacagaaagaagctgGTCTACTGCAGTAATGTTACGGAGGCAGCATGTGATTTTCTGTAATCTGGAGCTTCTGATCTTGCTCTCTGCAACTTGGCAAAACCATGATGTAACCTgggctggaacgactgaggagGTGGTTATGAGGCTGTCCAGTTCCATCAGCCGTTTTAGCCTTGTGTATGCGAATACTCGCTTTGGTCACCTGCCAGTCAGATGAGGCTGTGGTATAATTTTAACTTGGGAACAACTGTTGAACTTTAAACCAGTTGGCCACATCTCAACTAGGGAAGGTCTTGCTGTGGGCAGCTCTCTTGTGGTAGGAGGCCGTGCTCTCAGCTGCATCAGATTGAGAGGCTGTGTTCTGAACTgcaggaaatgttttctgtactgTGTGAAGCAGGTCACGGTGCCTTGTACTGAGGGGCTCTAAATAATTCCCTTCCTATATTGCCTTTGCAAATAAGGTGAAGCAAAGATGATGCTAAGTAGTTGGAAGTTCTTTTGAAATTGTGAAGTGTGCAGTTAGTTTGTCACTTTATTAACGGGGATGGCCAGTGACTGTCTGCATGATGCAACTGAGAACCTTGTTTCCTCCTGTTCCCGGAGTCTGGGGAGGGGATGAGTAGTTGGCTGAATGAAAACTTGATGTACTTGTTTTCAGCTTAGTGTGGAAAGGTGTGTTGCTGGGCGGAAGGTAGTTCTGACCCTGTGGAGCAAAAAGGTGCTGGTTTTAACAGCCATTCTTTGTTGCTTATAGGCTGCCTTGGGAGCAGGTTTCTCAGACAAAACTCCAGCCCACACAGTCACCATGGCTTGCATTTCTTCAAACCAGGCTATGACCACAGGTACGTTGGCTGGAAGAAGCTATGGGTTTGGGAAGGAGCTTAGCAGCTCCTCTGCATACCTTGTCTAACTTGCAGTGCTTAGTGAATATAAGTAAGCATCTGAAGAAATTCTGGAATGGAAGTTTTTGAACCAACAAAATATAATATGAATCAAGTGTCTGCTGCAGACCTGCCAGCAGCTTGATAACCCTTTGCCTTCAGCAGTAGTCTCTGCTCAGTGTCTACTTCAGCTTGGGAGGTAAAGACTCCATCATGATAAGGAAGTTGCTACCTTTCAGGCTACGTTTGTTTTTGACTTAGCctaaacagagcaaaaaaaattgAGACCCGGCTACTGTCTCAAATTGCTGGGGATGTTCTTCTCCCAACTGCTGCATGTGACAAAGAGAAGTAGAAGCAAAGTTGTAAAACCAGCATGATTCAGAAAATGGCTGTCTCTGTTAAACATGTGTTGTATAACTTGGCCAAAGCCAGAGgctgaagaaggaaataaaatgtagtAGTATCCAAAGCACTAACGGGCTAAGTGTCAGTTCTTCCCACAGCTCTCATGGGAAACTCTTGTCTTGTTCTGCAGGCGTGGGTATGATTGCAGCTGGACAGTGCGATGTTGTGGTAGCTGGGGGTGTGGAGTTAATGTCAGATGTTCCCATTCGTCACAGTAGGAAGATGAGGAAGACTATGCTGACTCTTAACCGAGCCAAGACGTTAGGCCAAAAGCTCTCCCTGATTTCCAAAATTCGCCCTGACTACTTCGCTCctgaggtaatttttttccagacatttaGATATGTTTTCTAAACTGTTTTCTAGGGAGGTGTAAAACAAATTGTCTTAGGTAATTTTTCTAGCCTCAATGGAGAGGATTTAAAAAGTGTAAGGTGGCTGCTTGTGGCTTGCCTTTTATTGGATCTTTGTCCTGTGCTTTAAGTTAAAACTGCAGTTGATTAATGGATCTCATAGCGTTGTGACTCTCTGCTTTGTTGTCTTGTATGTCTTCAGTAAACCTAACTAAATTCAAAACCTCCCTGTCCTACAACTCCTAGACAAACTGTGCTGGAGACTGCAAAAGTAGAAACTTTTTCCCCCAGAAATACAAAACTTATGCAAGGGTCCTAAAGGatcagcagatttttttttcctagataaTAGAAGTAACATGCTTAATATCAGAGAGGAATATCCTTACTATATGAATAGAATTGTTGTTTGATTAATGCATCTTAAATGTGCCTTATGATTGCTGTTCCTGGCCAAACCCTGCCAGGTGCTAAATGTGTTCAGCTCCCCTGTTTGGGCCCTGATGAGAATCTGCAGTCTGCTTGTTAAAAGCAGGAGTCTGCTGTAGAGGGAGCCACTCTTCTTTGTCTGGCGGCATGAGGGGGGTGAATTACTACGTGGTGgagatgagaaggaaaagcactTCTCTCCTTACCATCACCGAACTCTTCACAAGAAAACTGTGTGtctgcgctgctgctgcctgcctttaGTGTGAGTGCAGTGAAGCACAGTGTATGTACAGCAGAGGTGAGGTCCAAAGTCCAGCAAAGATATGAAAATTGCAGATTTAAATGCATGCAGGGATTTcctgtgtgctgctggaagAGTGAAAACTAAGCTGAAATCACCTGTCTCTGGTTTTTCTTGAGGAAGTATTTGACAGGGAGTTTTAAGGTCCCAGGATATGTTGTTTCACTTTAGCCCAAAAAGTCTGTTCACCCTTCAGAGGGGGTTCCTTGTTCAatgcagaaggcagctgctctTTTGTCTGCGCGTGCAAATGCAGTACAGTTCTTGAACCCCTGCAGTAAGCAGCAGTCTGGACctcatttttatgcattttttttctaaagtctTTGAAAGTGATGCTTCTTCTAATATGTTTGCCCAAGTCACTGTGTGTTAATTGCATAACTCTAATATTAAACTGCCCTGCGTAATAAACAAAAAGGTTTCACTGGCTGACTGTGCAGGGCTTAACCAACTTCTGAACTGTATGTAACTGCTCAGGGATGGGTGTTGATGTGTgctgactttatttttctgttttgtagctCCCAGCTGTGGCAGAGTTCTCCACCAGTGAGACTATGGGGCACTCCGCTGATCGTttggctgctgcctttgccatTTCCCGTTTGGAGCAAGATGAGTATGCCCTCCGTTCACACACACTAGCTAAGAAAGCCCAGGATGGAGGCTTGCTACTTGATGTGGTACCCTTCAAAGTGCCAGgtaaaaatgcatgtttcatTGTTAGCATTCACTTCATGCaataaagaaatactttatttagTAAAGGAGGGGAAGTACTGGGGTCAGATTCATAATGTTCTGTATATCTGATATGGATTTTAACTCGTGAGAGACTGTTTCTCCTCGGAAAACTACTGACATAGGAGCATGTTTCTAAACATACACAtctaaatatataaacatatactTAGTTACCTAAATATTGTAATACCCATCTTGTATCCATGCTAAGTGGTGATACAGCAAGGAAGATCAGAACGGTTGGACCAAGAATCCCCCTGCTCTTTCAGTCGGACAAGAGAACCCATGTTTATAGCCCAAATCACTAACAATGAATAGAAAGCCTAATAAAATCCTGATCTGATCAATCAGACGCTGGATAGGAAGAGCTGAAATGTGTTTATCTTGGTAGACTCCGGTTCACCAGCCTCACAGTCATTGCTCCAATATGAAATAGTTTGGGGAGAAAATTTAAGCTGTCCTTTCTGTGGCCTGATTTCTACCCTTATCCCCCATCAGCCAGTGGACATGCTTTGGTGTAATACCTATCCATCTGGGGCACTTTTACTCTGTACTTAGTTTCCTAGATTCATGCTTACATACAGTCTTTATACTAAAATTGGTAATTTTTGTTAACTGGCTTATTTAAGCAGCTGGTGTAGTTGAAGGTGTATACATTTGGTTCTTCCTAGTGCTCTTACTTCCTCAAAACTTGGCACATAAATGTATACTGATTTAGGCCCAGTTCTCCCATTTAGGCTTTATAATCtgaatttaaattctttaatCAAGTGAGTTTTCCATGTACtaattttttcttacagtaaatAGATAGCAGTGCTTCATTTTTGCAATCTTCAGAGAGAAAGTGATGcagctttaatttttaagtggTATTTTTTTAGCCAGGTTAAATATGCTGATACCATGaatggattttctgttttttcctcttcccactTCTCATAAAAAGCACAGTTTTCCgattgtttcttttccccccccctgGACTGCTGATGTGCAAACTCATGTATATTGCTGACTTttgtagtttaatttttttttttttttcatcaacaGGCAAAGATACAGTTACCAAAGACAATGGGATCCGTCCTTCCTCACTTGAGCAGATGGGCAAGCTGAAGCCAGCTTTTGTCAAGCCCTATGGAACAGTCACAGCTGCCAACTCCTCCTTCCTGGTAATGTGTGTTCCCATCCCTGTGAGCCAGAAGGGAGAACTGTCTGGTTTACCCTCTGCCTCCCATAGGTGTGTAGGTCAAGCTGTTACAATCTGTGGGAGTTAGTTGTCCCCTTTGTAATGTCAcctgctttcagatttttcaaggGTAACTTTGATCTGTATTACCATCTGGTTATCTTGGGTACtggattgtttctttttaaaatcaataattAAACACCTGAAGTCTTGGTCTGTGTTACCTGTTGATTTTTCTGTAGCTGCCTTATAAGGGTTGATCATTCAAAGGCACATGTGAAAATTCTGTCCCAGATGGGATTGATCACATTTTAAGTCTAGAAGTTAGTAGTTTTAGCCTAAACTTGTCACTTTAAGGCTTGCCCTGCAATCcacagagaggaaggagagattTCTCTAGCACATCTATGACGAGCTCTCTTTTGCATatcctcctttttctctctttagcGCTTTTAAAGGAAGCTTTTTTAGATGCTGAAGTTTTAAGGTAGTTGTGTAAATTAGGTGAGGTGTATCTGAGCCTTACAGAAGGTGGTTGCCACTGGAAGTCTCCCACAGAGGGCTCAAGGTGGCGGTCATGTTCCTGCATGCGGCCCTGACCGGTTCTTGTGtatttaaaaggtttttcaCAGTTTGTGATGAGCATTTCAAAGGAAGCAAGTAACTACTGCTGGAGCTCTTTCAGCAGCGATGCTATTTAATCCTTAGCGTTCTTGGGGACTTAAAAAAGCCTGGTAATGGCACGGCCTTGGTGTTAGgaacagcagaaatgctgttgGTGTGCTCTGTGCCACAGGTCTGTAGGCGAGCTTAGGCTATTAGCCCCAAATAAGTGGTCATGTGCCAAAGCTGTGATGTTCATCTTTGCAATAATGTGGTGAGCCTGTGGCTTGTGTCATCCCAGAATTATACTCCTGTTCTGGGACGGAGCCAAGTAGACAGGTGAGTGTTTGGGGTAACCAGCTTGTTCTCAGGAGAGGCAGGGATTTTAGGGATTTCTGTCCTGTTTGAAACCAGGGGGAGTTGTGGGTCTGAACTCTAAGGAAGTGCTTCAGTAATGTGTGTGCTAACACCATTCGGAGATCATCCATCTATCTATCCATCAGCTCTGTCATGCAGAGTTGTTCTTTGTCCCATATCATAGGGGGATGTCCTGGAAGCTCCGGTTACATTTGGGTCCTTTCTTGCCAGTTGCTCTGCTGGAGGGCTGTCAGGCTCATTTTGTGTGCAGGGTGTGCTTGTTCTTCAGGCAGTGATCTTGCTTTTGTCTGCCTGTTTCAGACGGATGGTGCTTCAGCAGTTCTGCTCATGTCTGAGGAGAAGGCTCTGGCAATGGGATACAAACCAAAGGCCTACCTAAGGTAAAAAGGGACTACTCTATGTGGCTTCTGAAGTTTgctctccctttcttctctttctgttgctAACAGCATTTCTCCTGTGCAGGGACTTTGTGTATGTGTCCCAAGATCCAAAGGACCAGCTGCTTCTGGGGTAGGTGGTGATGATCAAGAACATGCCCTAACAGGCCATACTAGTGTGACAACTAGCCTTGACTTGCTGTTacatgtttgtgttttgtgaagTGTATCCTGAGAGATTACATCTCTTCAGGCTTTCTCGGAAAGGTGTGAGAGCCGGTGTGTTAGGTGTGACTCAGGATGGGGAAGTGGCTAACAtgggagagcagctgtggcGGAAATACCCACCCTCATTTGCTGGGGGGCACCTTGGTCTGTTGGTACTAGCAGTAGTTACCTGGGGTTGTGTTTTAGTTGGAGTGTGACAGGCAGAGCACTGTACCATGAACCCTAGAGAGAAGGAATGTAATGTGGGTCACTGTGGAGAAGGGGGATGATGGTATGAGGAAACGTATTCACGCCAGAATTCTGTTTCTTAACTCTTCTTCAGTCCAACATATGCTACTTCCAAAGTGCTAGAGAAGGCTGGTCTAACCATGGCTGATATTGATGTGTTTGAATTCCACGAAGCTTTTGCTGTAAGTACTCTGAACACTAAGGATGCCTTTAACTGTAAAATGTCATTCTGTGGACATCTGCTTTCGTGTTGGTGAAAGGTCTCAAGACCTTCACTAAATGTAGATAGGTGTAATTCTACATTTATGTCTAAATATAAGtactgtatatattttaaatgctacATTTTTACATTGACACAATCTATGCTAAGTGGCTTACGTTGCTTGAAGTCACCAAAGGAATACTGATTGTtctaaaataatactttaaaaaaataaaccttgctTTCCCAAGACCCTTGTATGAAGGAAACCACTTCTGCACATCATCTACTAATTGGATTGGGGCTGTGTGTTACTGTGGTGACGTGGCTTGTTACTTGGACAGCGTCTTTTTCTAGTTAAGGTTGAGCTAACATTAATTGACAGGGCTGATCCTGTCGAATGCTTTTTTAGTTGgctgtgttggttttgtggCTGTAGCTAGCCTCAGGACAACTCCTGTTTACTAGCGCTGTCCATAGGCTTTCCTCAAGGTCTGCCATTATCCTTGTTAATGTtgccctcctctcccttccagGGGCAGATACTGGCTAACCTGAAAGCTATGGATTCGGACTGGTTTGCACAAAACTACATGGGCAAAAAGTCAAAGGTAAGACACAGTCAGGACACTTTTATCTTTAGTTTAACTTTAGGATTAATTTAATTCCTCGTTGCAGCAggatggtggtggtgctgcAAAGCAGGGCTGTTGTGTTCTGTGAGGAGAAGCAATGCTTCTTGAATTCTGGGTTAGCAAATCCCGATGTGAGGAGTTTCTTTGGGAGCAATGGTGCTCCCATTTTGAGCAGGAGGTGATTTAGAACCGTAATGGTAATTGTTGGAGAGGAGGGAATAAAAAACAGTGGGAGGGGCTCAGTCCTTGGACATGCTTTCTAACAGTGTGGAGTATACCTGTCTGGCTGCAGGTGATGCAGTAAAGCCTTTAGCACAATTTTGTCCTGTTGTCAGGCTCTTTTACGTGCCAAGGAACACTTCATACAGCCAGCCTGGACTGTTGTAGGTTTGGCGTTGTCATGAGTAGGTCAGGCAGTCTTCTTCCAGACAGGTGATTGTGTGTCCTCTCCTCTGTGTGCTCTTGCAGGTTGGAGTTCCTCCTATGGAGAAGTTCAATAACTGGGGTGGCTCCCTCTCACTGGGACATCCTTTTGCTGCCACCGGCTGCCGTCTGGTAATTACTGCTGCCCATAGGttgaggaaggagggaggacaATACGGCCTGgttgctgcctgtgctgcaggagggcaggtAATGGTGCTGTATGGTCTGGCCctgttccctctgcagaggGGCAGGAATTATGTTTCTGATCCTGTTGGTACTATGAAATCCTGTCTAGTTACACCGGCCGTGGGGGCACCTCCAAAATCCCATGGCACTTGGGGGTTCATAATACCCTCCGGCTTGGCTGGCTGCCTCCTTGTTGTGACTGAGTTCAGTGAGTTCCTCCTGCCTTGTCCACTTCAGAGACTCTCCAGCCTGCCTCGGAATCATCCCTGGGCAATTAGCCCTCATCAGCCCGTTTGGTACAAAAGGCAAAGAGAGATTTCAGCCATGTTCTGGGGGTTTCCTTTGGTGACTCTCAAAGACTTCCCAAATTGTGGTTTCTGAGGATCGTTTTTCTGATCTGAGGAAGAAGGGTCTTTACAAGAAAAATGGGGGTGAGACTCTTCCTTACAATTCTTGAGGCTGTGGATGGGAGCCATGGTTCAGGTTGCAGGGACTGGTGGGGACCTAGCAGGCAGGGCTCGCCTTCTGTCACCTGAGGGCACTGGTCCTAGCATTGCCTTCACCCTCGATTCCCAGTTTGGCCCTCAGGACAGCCTGATGCATTACTCAGGGTAGACTCTGGTGCCTTGGCCAGCCTGAAGCACATCTGTGCTGTCCCGAAGCTGTCAAACCACTGTCTGCAGAGCCCTCTTAGTGAATCAGCTCAATTTTCAtcttcc
This window harbors:
- the HADHB gene encoding trifunctional enzyme subunit beta, mitochondrial; translation: MSSMLTHAIRNLPASSAWAARVFARSLSCSSPLQAAAQPKSKKTLAKSGTKNIVVVDGVRIPFLQSGTSYADLMPHDLARAALQGLLNRTSVPKDAVDYIVYGTVIQEVKTSNVAREAALGAGFSDKTPAHTVTMACISSNQAMTTGVGMIAAGQCDVVVAGGVELMSDVPIRHSRKMRKTMLTLNRAKTLGQKLSLISKIRPDYFAPELPAVAEFSTSETMGHSADRLAAAFAISRLEQDEYALRSHTLAKKAQDGGLLLDVVPFKVPGKDTVTKDNGIRPSSLEQMGKLKPAFVKPYGTVTAANSSFLTDGASAVLLMSEEKALAMGYKPKAYLRDFVYVSQDPKDQLLLGPTYATSKVLEKAGLTMADIDVFEFHEAFAGQILANLKAMDSDWFAQNYMGKKSKVGVPPMEKFNNWGGSLSLGHPFAATGCRLVITAAHRLRKEGGQYGLVAACAAGGQGHAMLVELYPQ